A window of the Ardenticatenales bacterium genome harbors these coding sequences:
- a CDS encoding DUF3368 domain-containing protein: MIVVSNTTPLIGLASIQRFNLLHQIFGKIYIAQAVYDEATVSGREVGGAKKEVSVASWIETVNVKDRLAVEVLLDELDLGEAETIILAREMGAAWVLMDEKKGRRKLNQLGIQKIGTVGILLKAKEAGLIPTIRPDLEQLRRQSFSISQSVVDAVLRQANE, from the coding sequence ATGATAGTTGTTTCCAACACGACCCCTTTGATCGGGTTGGCTTCCATTCAAAGGTTTAACTTACTCCACCAAATATTTGGCAAAATCTACATTGCTCAAGCCGTCTATGATGAGGCTACAGTCAGTGGACGAGAAGTTGGTGGCGCAAAAAAGGAAGTCTCAGTTGCGAGTTGGATAGAAACAGTCAACGTTAAGGACCGTTTGGCGGTTGAGGTTCTGCTAGATGAGTTAGATTTGGGTGAAGCTGAAACCATTATATTAGCCCGCGAAATGGGCGCCGCGTGGGTACTGATGGATGAAAAAAAGGGGCGTCGAAAGCTAAACCAGTTGGGTATCCAAAAGATAGGCACAGTTGGTATTTTGCTGAAAGCGAAAGAAGCCGGGTTGATACCAACCATTCGACCTGATTTAGAGCAGTTACGTCGGCAAAGTTTCAGCATTAGTCAAAGTGTAGTCGATGCAGTTTTGCGGCAAGCAAATGAATGA
- a CDS encoding UPF0175 family protein, producing the protein MLETNFEIQVPKSFLQFGLNQAEVQRRVTEWLVLSLFTEERISSGKAAKLLKMSRIDFLALLRARGIAFIDYTPDELAEEFAAVEALESEV; encoded by the coding sequence ATGTTAGAAACGAATTTTGAAATTCAAGTGCCAAAATCCTTCCTTCAGTTTGGTCTCAACCAAGCTGAGGTTCAACGGCGTGTGACAGAATGGTTGGTGTTGTCACTGTTTACCGAAGAACGTATTTCATCCGGTAAAGCCGCTAAACTCTTGAAAATGAGCCGGATTGATTTTTTGGCATTGCTCCGGGCACGCGGAATCGCTTTCATTGACTATACGCCAGATGAATTAGCCGAAGAATTTGCGGCAGTTGAGGCCTTAGAGAGTGAGGTGTAA